One region of Camelina sativa cultivar DH55 chromosome 6, Cs, whole genome shotgun sequence genomic DNA includes:
- the LOC109133285 gene encoding uncharacterized protein LOC109133285, which produces MASSPKLTLKSGSPLPDGTDYRRLVGSLQYLAFTRLDISYAVNRLFKFMHRPTEAHCQAAKRVLRYLAGTTTHDIFFAAKNNLNLHAYSDADWAGESDDYVSTNAYIVYMGTHPVSWSAKKQKTVARSSTEAEYRAVANTSAELRWICNLLSELGVHKQVVPIVYCDNVGATFLCANLVFHSRMKHIALDYDFARGQIQQGQLRVCHVNTKDQLADALTKPLSRTQFLHLRNKIGVSPGPPS; this is translated from the coding sequence ATGGCCTCATCTCCGAAGCTTACTCTAAAATCTGGTTCCCCTCTCCCTGATGGCACTGACTATAGACGTCTTGTTGGCAGCTTACAATATCTCGCCTTTACCAGGTTAGATATCAGCTATGCGGTGAATCGCCTGTTCAAGTTCATGCACCGCCCCACTGAAGCACATTGCCAAGCTGCAAAACGGGTACTTCGTTATCTTGCAGGGACAACAACTCACGACATCTTCTTTGCCGCCAAGAACAATTTGAACCTTCACGCTTACTCCGACGCTGACTGGGCTGGTGAATCTGATGACTATGTCTCCACAAACGCCTATATTGTCTACATGGGAACTCATCCTGTCTCCTGGTCTGCGAAAAAGCAGAAAACTGTTGCTCGCTCTTCCACTGAAGCCGAATACAGAGCTGTGGCCAATACCTCTGCTGAACTGCGTTGGATTTGCAATCTCTTATCTGAGCTTGGCGTCCACAAACAAGTTGTACCGATTGTCTACTGTGATAATGTCGGAGCCACTTTTCTGTGTGCCAACCTTGTCTTTCACTCACGCATGAAGCACATTGCCCTTGATTATGATTTTGCTCGAGGGCAAATTCAGCAAGGACAACTTCGTGTTTGTCACGTTAACACAAAAGATCAGTTAGCCGATGCCTTGACAAAGCCTCTCTCTCGCACACAATTTCTACATCTAAGGAACAAGATTGGAGTGTCTCCCggccctccatcttga
- the LOC104790401 gene encoding proteasome subunit beta type-7-A-like has protein sequence MSQSAVDVPPKGGFSFDLCKRNDMLTQKGLKAPSFLKTGTTIVGLIFKDGVILGADTRATEGPIVADKNCEKIHYMAPNIYCCGAGTAADTEAVTDMVSSQLRLHRYQTSRDSRVITALTLLKKHLFSYQGHVSAALVLGGVDITGPHLHTIYPHGSTDTLPFATMGSGSLAAMSVFEAKYKEGLTRDEGIQLVAEAICSGIFNDLGSGSNVDICVITKGNKEYLRNYMEPNPRTYVSSKGYSFTKKTEVLLTKITPLLERVEITEVGEAMEE, from the exons ATGTCGCAATCAGCTGTAGATGTGCCGCCAAAAGGTGGGTTCAGCTTCGATCTGTGTAAGAGAAATGATATGCTTACACAAAAGGGTCTTAAAGCTCCTTCTTTTTTGAAGACTGGTACTACCATCGTTGGTTTGATTTTCAAG GATGGTGTGATACTAGGGGCGGATACCCGAGCAACTGAGGGACCTATTGTTGCTGATAAGAACTGTGAGAAGATTCACTATATGGCACCCAACATATATTGCTGTGGTGCAGGAACCGCCGCTGACACTGAAGCAGTTACTG ATATGGTCAGCTCACAGCTGCGGTTGCATCGTTACCAGACCAGTCGAGACTCTCGTGTCATTACTGCTTTGACCCTTCTCAAAAAACATCTTTTCAG CTATCAAGGTCATGTCTCTGCTGCGCTTGTGCTTGGTGGAGTTGATATCACTGGGCCTCATCTGCATACT ATATACCCACACGGTTCAACTGACACTCTTCCATTCGCTACAATGGGTTCTGGTTCTCTTGCTGCTATGTCTGTGTTTGAGGCAAAGTACAAAGAAGGTCTAACT AGGGATGAGGGAATTCAGTTGGTCGCTGAAGCTATATGCTCGGGTATATTCAATGACCTGGGTAGTGGTAGCAACGTGGACATCTGCGTGATAACAAAG GGGAACAAGGAATATCTGAGGAATTACATGGAACCAAACCCAAGAACGTATGTCAGCAGCAAAGGTTATTCCTTCACCAAGAAAACCG AGGTTCTTCTCACCAAAATCACCCCATTGTTGGAGCGAGTCGAGATTACAGAAGTGGGTGAAGCCATGGAGGAATGA